The proteins below come from a single Danio aesculapii chromosome 23, fDanAes4.1, whole genome shotgun sequence genomic window:
- the zgc:194242 gene encoding 2-phytyl-1,4-naphtoquinone methyltransferase: protein MLPNQVGKQLGHPTYSLTGWLVSKFFKWHNQVLEENAVKLCNIEPNNTVLELCHGPGFGLHYASQLLTGPEGKLFGVDHSQYMHEMASKRMKEQISRGKLVLYCSDLMSMPIEENTVDKVFHCNCYYFWPDMKAGARVIHRVMKPDGIMVTTLRLDSLKRTVSRRILNGKIWNPEVYMDALQSSGFTDVRLDDKRDKLINFQAIFATAKK from the exons ATGCTGCCAAACCAAGTGGGCAAACAATTGGGTCACCCCACATACTCCTTAACTGGATGGTTGGTAAGCAAGTTCTTTAAATGGCATAATCAGGTATTGGAGGAGAATGCGGTTAAATTATGCAACATTGAACCTAATAACACAGTTCTGGAGCTCTGTCATGGGCCAGGATTTGGTCTGCATTACGCCTCGCAGCTTCTCACGGGCCCTGAAGGGAAACTGTTCGGTGTGGACCATTCACAATACATGCATGAAATGGCAAGCAAGCGCATGAAGGAGCAGATCTCCAGAGGAAAGCTTGTGCTGTATTGCAGTGATTTGATGTCTATGCCGATAGAGGAAAACACTGTTGACAAAGTGTTTCACTGTAATTGTTATTACTTCTGGCCCGATATGAAAGCAGGAGCCAGAGTGATTCACAGAGTGATGAAACCAG ATGGAATTATGGTCACGACTCTCAGGCTGGATAGTCTTAAAAGAACAGTTTCTAGGAGAATTCTCAATGGAAAAATTTGGAATCCTGAGGTCTACATGGATGCGCTGCAGTCGTCCGGATTCACAGATGTTCGATTGGACGACAAAAGAGACAAACTAATCAATTTTCAAGCTATTTTTGCCACTGCTAAGAAGTAa